One part of the Corynebacterium sp. CNCTC7651 genome encodes these proteins:
- a CDS encoding Na+/H+ antiporter subunit G, translated as MTVLEIIVVALVVISTVYVVATVLLQLRAPDALTRANLLGPLVCLAFPTLVLAKLIYSWGTYGFRLGEFLMAVIAVAGVWIIGSVGSFVMGRSIYGVTVTDKLDTNANH; from the coding sequence ATGACTGTCCTGGAAATCATCGTCGTCGCGCTGGTGGTCATCTCCACCGTCTACGTTGTGGCCACCGTGCTGTTGCAGCTGCGCGCGCCGGACGCGCTGACCCGCGCGAACCTGCTCGGCCCACTCGTGTGCCTCGCATTCCCCACGCTCGTTCTAGCCAAGCTCATCTACTCCTGGGGCACCTACGGGTTCCGGCTGGGCGAGTTCCTCATGGCGGTGATCGCTGTCGCCGGCGTGTGGATCATCGGCTCCGTCGGCAGCTTCGTCATGGGCCGCTCCATCTACGGCGTCACCGTCACCGACAAGCTGGACACTAACGCCAACCACTAG
- a CDS encoding cation:proton antiporter, translating to MFATPFETVMAVCMIIMAAALLIGLGAVILTRDELSRAVMADFVFYAMIAIFLVWTLVRETMIGYDVAILAALVCGVIPTISMARIISRGRR from the coding sequence ATGTTTGCCACCCCATTTGAAACCGTGATGGCCGTCTGCATGATCATCATGGCCGCCGCGCTGTTGATTGGCCTCGGCGCAGTGATTCTGACGCGCGACGAACTCTCGCGCGCCGTGATGGCGGACTTCGTGTTCTACGCCATGATCGCCATCTTCCTGGTCTGGACGCTGGTGCGCGAGACCATGATCGGCTACGACGTCGCCATCCTCGCCGCCCTGGTCTGCGGCGTCATTCCCACCATCTCCATGGCCCGCATTATCTCGAGGGGGCGCCGCTAA
- a CDS encoding monovalent cation/H+ antiporter subunit E, producing the protein MLHAMKYTLWIIKEIFVAGWAAVVAAFKPRTGLEPVIIYYPLRLKTDWEIFWFSTSITVTPGTLSVGLRHRTADDAAEVLIVQAAFGADPVDVIEGLADMEEHVNPKVKAIPFDAASVAWEPYKDHGAPTAAHVPPAERMD; encoded by the coding sequence ATGCTGCACGCGATGAAGTACACGCTGTGGATCATCAAAGAGATCTTCGTAGCGGGTTGGGCGGCCGTGGTCGCCGCGTTCAAGCCAAGGACGGGGCTTGAACCCGTGATCATCTACTACCCGCTGCGCCTGAAGACGGACTGGGAGATCTTCTGGTTCTCCACCTCCATCACCGTCACCCCCGGCACCCTGTCCGTGGGTCTGCGCCACCGCACGGCGGACGATGCCGCCGAGGTGCTGATTGTGCAGGCCGCGTTCGGCGCGGACCCAGTCGACGTGATCGAGGGTCTGGCCGACATGGAGGAGCACGTCAACCCCAAGGTCAAGGCAATTCCGTTCGACGCTGCTAGCGTCGCCTGGGAGCCGTACAAGGACCACGGCGCGCCGACTGCGGCCCACGTCCCGCCGGCAGAGAGGATGGACTAA
- a CDS encoding monovalent cation/H+ antiporter subunit D family protein, whose translation MTADAILPIFVALPLIISAVTALSPSKALNDALSIIIPAINLAGGVWLYLYTGEHGTISHTVGGYQAGVGISFAGDQFSAIMLVTTMIVALTSNWFAIVAGETQARYFTPLTLVLITGVSGALLTADLFNFFVMIEVMLLPSYGLIAMTGTRHRLLSARAFVLVNLAASTLLVLGVGYVYGVAGAVNIAALRGAAAGNGPVTVAMGIVVIAIAAKAGVFPVHTWLPRTYPSTSAAVMGLFSGLHTKVAVYMLYRIWVVVFDMDERWNTLIIVIMVISMLIGGFAGLAESTIRRVLAYQMVNGMPFILVMLAFTGGGGEQARYALAAGLLYTLHHMITVGALTLNSGAIEETYGTGTMSKLSGLARRDPITSAVFVAGAFSIVGFPPFSGLFGKVTIMLAAAKPSDVTSWVVIGTIIVASFGALLSMMRVWRKVFWGRPMQHYPAALNVRWPYLLPSLSMMLLSLAMFIFAGQMWGITTSGADALLNVDQYTTAVLGTDAVGVYQGGR comes from the coding sequence ATGACCGCAGACGCAATCCTGCCCATCTTCGTCGCGCTCCCGCTGATCATCTCCGCCGTCACGGCGCTTTCCCCGAGCAAGGCGCTCAACGACGCACTTTCAATCATCATCCCGGCCATCAACCTCGCCGGCGGTGTTTGGCTGTACCTCTACACCGGCGAGCACGGCACGATCAGCCACACCGTCGGCGGCTACCAAGCCGGCGTGGGCATCTCCTTTGCCGGCGACCAATTCTCCGCCATCATGCTGGTCACCACCATGATCGTGGCGCTCACATCCAACTGGTTTGCCATCGTGGCCGGCGAGACGCAGGCCCGCTACTTCACGCCCCTGACGCTGGTGCTTATCACCGGTGTCTCCGGCGCGCTGCTCACCGCGGACCTGTTCAACTTCTTCGTCATGATCGAGGTCATGCTCCTGCCCTCCTACGGCCTGATCGCCATGACGGGTACCCGCCACCGCCTCCTGTCCGCCCGCGCCTTCGTGCTGGTGAACCTGGCGGCCTCTACGCTTCTGGTGCTCGGCGTCGGCTACGTCTACGGCGTGGCCGGGGCCGTGAACATCGCGGCCCTGCGCGGCGCCGCCGCCGGCAACGGCCCGGTGACGGTGGCGATGGGCATTGTGGTCATCGCCATCGCGGCGAAGGCCGGTGTCTTCCCGGTGCACACCTGGCTGCCGCGCACCTACCCCTCCACCTCCGCGGCCGTCATGGGGCTCTTCTCGGGCCTGCACACCAAGGTGGCGGTGTACATGCTCTACCGCATCTGGGTGGTCGTCTTCGACATGGATGAGCGGTGGAACACCCTGATCATCGTCATCATGGTCATCTCCATGCTCATCGGCGGCTTCGCCGGTCTGGCGGAAAGCACCATCCGCCGCGTGCTGGCGTACCAGATGGTCAACGGCATGCCGTTCATCCTGGTCATGCTCGCCTTCACCGGCGGGGGCGGCGAGCAAGCCCGTTACGCGCTCGCCGCGGGCCTGTTGTACACGCTGCACCACATGATCACCGTCGGCGCGCTCACGCTGAACTCCGGCGCGATCGAGGAAACCTACGGCACCGGCACCATGAGCAAGCTTTCCGGCCTCGCCCGGCGCGACCCGATCACTTCGGCCGTGTTCGTGGCCGGCGCGTTCTCCATCGTGGGCTTCCCGCCGTTCTCCGGCCTCTTCGGCAAGGTGACCATCATGCTCGCCGCGGCGAAGCCTAGCGACGTCACGTCGTGGGTAGTCATCGGCACCATCATCGTCGCGTCCTTCGGCGCGTTGCTGTCCATGATGCGCGTCTGGCGCAAGGTCTTCTGGGGCCGCCCGATGCAGCACTACCCGGCTGCGTTGAATGTGCGGTGGCCGTATTTGCTGCCGTCGTTAAGCATGATGCTCCTGTCCCTGGCAATGTTCATCTTTGCCGGGCAGATGTGGGGCATCACCACCAGCGGCGCCGACGCGTTGCTGAACGTGGACCAGTACACCACGGCCGTGCTGGGCACCGACGCCGTGGGCGTGTACCAGGGAGGACGTTAA
- a CDS encoding sodium:proton antiporter encodes MVMALTIAVLTAGSVYLVMQRGMVRVVFGMSLFGHAANLTLLAAGVGAWRGEAFPSRTALEDMSDPLPQAFVLTAIVIAMATTTILLMLASLGKDDDTKDQPTGTDSGYSHMELSPSALSTAGRTARLNPRKLRAIHDMEVLETVDRSLEVTER; translated from the coding sequence ATGGTGATGGCACTGACAATCGCAGTCCTAACCGCCGGCTCCGTGTACCTGGTCATGCAACGCGGCATGGTGCGCGTGGTGTTCGGCATGTCCCTGTTCGGCCACGCCGCCAACCTCACCCTGCTCGCCGCGGGAGTAGGCGCGTGGCGCGGCGAGGCGTTCCCCTCCCGCACCGCGCTGGAAGACATGTCCGACCCGCTGCCGCAGGCGTTCGTGCTCACCGCCATCGTGATTGCGATGGCAACCACGACCATCCTGCTCATGCTCGCATCCTTGGGCAAGGACGACGACACGAAGGATCAGCCCACCGGCACCGACTCCGGCTACAGCCACATGGAGCTCTCCCCGTCCGCCCTGTCCACCGCCGGGCGCACCGCCCGCCTCAACCCGCGCAAGCTGCGCGCCATCCACGACATGGAAGTCCTTGAGACCGTTGACCGCTCCCTGGAGGTGACCGAACGATGA